A section of the Thermoplasmata archaeon genome encodes:
- a CDS encoding archaeosine biosynthesis radical SAM protein RaSEA, which yields MNGEPEKTNNSGWDGDYETQENGCGEGGDELGTKSEGARQVPGRWRDPRKPVAFWIEPDALDGQEVRAAVLLLRTRGCSWARCTMCGYHREAAPAGGEDVLAQFRTWLERVGAERVAKLYTSGSFFDGREIPADTRLIILEEAGRRFERVVVESRPEFLTEEALRDAINKCPQLEVAIGLESASPRVLEWSVRKGLTPADFERAAGLVHRMGARVRSYVLLKPPFLTELEALEDAVASILRAAPLSDVVSLNPVNVQRGTLVERLWRLGLYRPPWLWTAAECIAKAVNYAGAAGAHGPRLVCAPSGAGSPRGAHNCGSCDDAVTRALRNFSISQSAGDLKTVIEKGCACMDEWRHTLALGLLTHLNHDALLRAF from the coding sequence ATGAACGGGGAGCCCGAGAAGACGAATAACTCCGGGTGGGATGGGGATTATGAGACTCAGGAGAACGGGTGCGGGGAGGGGGGAGATGAGCTCGGGACCAAGAGCGAGGGAGCGAGACAGGTTCCGGGCCGCTGGAGGGACCCCAGAAAACCGGTCGCTTTCTGGATAGAGCCGGACGCTCTGGACGGCCAAGAGGTTAGGGCGGCTGTGCTCTTGCTCAGGACTCGAGGATGCAGCTGGGCCCGGTGCACTATGTGCGGCTACCACAGGGAGGCAGCCCCAGCAGGGGGGGAAGATGTCCTGGCTCAGTTCAGGACCTGGCTCGAGAGGGTTGGGGCCGAGAGAGTCGCCAAGCTCTACACCTCGGGAAGCTTCTTTGACGGGAGGGAGATTCCGGCGGACACTCGGCTAATCATTCTCGAGGAGGCGGGCCGGAGGTTCGAAAGGGTCGTTGTCGAGTCACGGCCCGAGTTCCTGACGGAGGAGGCCCTGCGAGACGCGATAAACAAGTGCCCGCAGCTGGAGGTAGCCATTGGGCTCGAATCCGCTTCGCCGAGAGTGCTCGAGTGGTCGGTCAGGAAGGGACTCACACCCGCCGACTTCGAGAGAGCGGCTGGGCTTGTGCACAGGATGGGCGCAAGGGTCAGGAGCTACGTCCTGCTCAAGCCGCCCTTCCTGACCGAGCTCGAAGCGCTGGAGGACGCGGTGGCGAGCATCCTGCGCGCCGCCCCCCTCTCCGATGTTGTGTCCCTGAATCCGGTCAACGTCCAGAGGGGGACCCTTGTGGAGAGGCTCTGGCGCCTAGGTCTTTACAGACCCCCATGGCTCTGGACCGCAGCGGAGTGCATTGCGAAGGCCGTAAACTACGCGGGCGCTGCAGGGGCGCACGGTCCGAGACTTGTGTGCGCTCCCTCGGGCGCCGGGAGCCCAAGAGGAGCCCACAACTGCGGCTCCTGTGATGATGCGGTGACTCGAGCGCTCCGTAACTTCTCGATATCGCAGAGCGCTGGCGATTTGAAAACAGTCATAGAAAAAGGCTGCGCCTGTATGGATGAGTGGCGCCACACCCTCGCGCTGGGGCTCCTCACGCACCTGAACCATGACGCGCTGCTTCGAGCGTTCTGA
- a CDS encoding WD40 repeat domain-containing protein: MVEAKEVWRQRVGGSVVGLAMAGDRELVLAAGDDGFLHLLGAGGKPLWSVQLGSKPSALGISSSGDFAAAGMVDGSVLFFDGSGKLLWKHDAGEPVTRLALSHNARYMLVGTERGGILFLSCVTGRVVWSKRAEGPVPALGLSSSASYAVAGSEDSTVYFMDNYSTNYGGRLAWSQKMKGAIGHVALSADGFYTAVASSDGSVHLIDRLGKLYWSHRLESPPGSLAISPSGDYIAVGTYGGAHPGQVSFFHRTEGLLWRYITGEKTVGTVAMDSRGVFIAAGTEAEEIFLFHRNQKLVWKQRLEGPVENVTLSPDGKRLVAATGKGVVFCFDTSSIVEALRPRTEEAVELEPSLFRPMRAPPARSGLRETTGVAGQDRAGAVRVEERKEAAGLSRDARTLLEVIVDICLLVVLGLILTVFYFTYTGGIEPGVGITLLIFLLVVMGALLMMLYKYVITGPKKKEPSFY, from the coding sequence ATGGTCGAGGCAAAGGAGGTTTGGAGGCAGAGGGTCGGCGGAAGCGTTGTGGGGCTGGCGATGGCGGGCGACCGTGAGCTCGTGCTCGCCGCCGGCGACGACGGCTTCCTCCACCTCCTGGGTGCTGGGGGGAAGCCCCTGTGGAGCGTACAGCTCGGTTCAAAGCCCTCCGCGCTGGGTATCTCCTCCTCCGGCGACTTCGCGGCGGCGGGCATGGTGGACGGGAGCGTCCTCTTCTTCGACGGCAGCGGAAAGCTTCTTTGGAAGCACGATGCGGGGGAGCCGGTGACGCGCCTGGCTCTGAGCCACAACGCCAGATACATGCTCGTCGGGACCGAGAGGGGCGGAATTCTGTTCCTCTCGTGCGTCACGGGTAGGGTTGTCTGGAGCAAGAGGGCGGAGGGCCCCGTACCCGCCCTCGGGCTCTCGTCCTCGGCAAGCTACGCAGTGGCTGGCTCTGAGGACTCAACGGTCTACTTCATGGACAACTACAGCACCAACTACGGCGGAAGGCTCGCGTGGTCCCAAAAGATGAAGGGGGCGATCGGGCATGTGGCACTCTCGGCTGACGGGTTCTACACAGCGGTGGCGTCCTCCGACGGCTCGGTGCACCTGATTGACAGACTGGGCAAGCTATACTGGAGCCACAGGCTCGAGAGCCCTCCCGGCTCGCTCGCGATCTCCCCATCAGGGGATTATATTGCGGTCGGTACATATGGCGGCGCGCACCCTGGCCAGGTCTCCTTCTTCCACCGCACCGAGGGGCTGCTCTGGCGCTATATAACGGGCGAAAAGACCGTGGGCACCGTCGCCATGGACTCGAGGGGGGTCTTCATCGCTGCTGGCACGGAGGCCGAGGAAATATTTCTTTTCCACAGGAATCAGAAGCTCGTCTGGAAGCAACGACTCGAGGGCCCCGTCGAGAACGTGACGCTCTCCCCGGACGGGAAGAGGCTCGTCGCCGCAACGGGAAAGGGAGTGGTCTTCTGCTTCGATACCTCGTCCATCGTCGAGGCCCTGCGGCCCCGCACGGAGGAGGCTGTGGAGCTCGAGCCCAGCCTGTTCAGGCCGATGAGGGCTCCACCGGCGAGGTCGGGCTTGAGAGAAACAACGGGTGTCGCCGGGCAGGACCGGGCCGGAGCTGTGCGCGTGGAGGAGAGGAAGGAGGCCGCGGGTCTATCGCGCGATGCCCGCACCCTTCTCGAAGTCATCGTGGACATCTGCCTCCTCGTCGTGCTCGGCTTGATTCTGACGGTCTTCTACTTTACCTACACGGGAGGCATTGAGCCGGGCGTCGGAATAACGCTCTTAATATTCCTGCTCGTCGTCATGGGCGCCCTCCTGATGATGCTGTACAAATATGTGATCACCGGACCGAAGAAAAAGGAGCCGAGTTTCTACTGA
- a CDS encoding cation diffusion facilitator family transporter, with product MELVSDARVAEKVRWARLSIVSNVFLTALKLAVGLAMLSISVLSEAAHSGLDLLAAIIANVAVVKSARPPDREHAFGHGKFENLSAVAEAALILVAAGAIIAEAILRILNPVEVGLLPAGIAVMGVSALVNFAVSRKLFQIARRTESAALEADALHLSTDVWTSAGVLWGLVLIHLTGLVILDPILAILVAVLIVHAAWRLTVKSARELTDHTLPEEEMRRIRAVVERHRDRFVEFHGLRARKAGAERHIDLHVVMARDTHVDDAHELCDALEREIENELDGSRVLVHIEPCARHCPECGSRDECHAFLDSGSEDRAKII from the coding sequence ATGGAACTCGTCAGCGATGCGCGTGTCGCGGAGAAGGTCAGGTGGGCCAGGCTTTCCATAGTATCGAACGTTTTCCTCACCGCGCTGAAGCTCGCGGTCGGCCTCGCGATGCTCTCCATATCGGTCCTATCGGAGGCCGCGCACTCCGGGCTCGACCTCCTCGCCGCGATAATAGCGAATGTGGCGGTGGTCAAGAGCGCCAGGCCGCCCGACCGCGAGCACGCCTTCGGCCACGGCAAGTTCGAGAACCTCTCGGCGGTGGCCGAGGCCGCCTTGATTCTCGTCGCAGCGGGCGCGATAATCGCTGAGGCCATCCTAAGAATTCTCAACCCAGTCGAGGTCGGCCTCCTGCCGGCTGGGATTGCCGTCATGGGCGTATCCGCGCTGGTCAACTTCGCCGTGTCCAGAAAGCTCTTCCAGATAGCGCGAAGAACCGAGTCGGCGGCGCTCGAGGCCGACGCCCTCCACCTGAGCACCGATGTTTGGACCTCGGCGGGTGTGCTTTGGGGCCTAGTCCTTATTCACCTCACTGGGCTCGTCATCCTTGACCCGATCCTTGCGATTCTCGTCGCCGTCCTCATCGTCCACGCCGCCTGGCGCCTTACGGTCAAGAGCGCGAGGGAGCTGACGGACCACACCCTGCCCGAGGAGGAGATGCGAAGAATTCGCGCTGTTGTCGAGCGCCACAGGGATCGCTTCGTCGAGTTCCACGGACTCAGGGCCCGGAAGGCAGGCGCCGAGCGCCATATCGACCTGCACGTGGTCATGGCCCGCGACACCCATGTCGACGACGCGCACGAGCTCTGCGACGCCCTGGAGAGGGAGATAGAGAATGAACTCGATGGCTCGCGGGTTCTAGTCCATATCGAGCCCTGCGCACGCCACTGCCCGGAGTGCGGCTCGCGCGACGAGTGCCATGCCTTTCTCGACTCCGGCTCTGAAGACCGGGCAAAGATTATATGA